The Gordonia iterans DNA window GCCGCTACGAACTCGGCGAGGCACTGCCGGTGGAGGCCGGCACCATCCTCGGCGCCGGGCTGCTGATCTCGGCCACCACCGCCGCCACCTCTCTCGCCCTGGGCGCACCTGCGCTCTCGTCCGCGGTCATCGACCTCACGCTCCCGGTCTTCGGCGAGATCCACCTGGTCACCGCGCTGTTCTTCGACGCAGGCATCTACCTGATCGTCGTCGGCCTGGTGCTCGACGTCCTGCGCAGTCTCGGCGCCCGGCTCGACGTCGCCGACGCGCCGAGCGCCCGCGACACCGTCGCCGACGTGCCGGGCACCTGCACCGTCCCCGCCGAGGAGGCAGCACGATGACCGTGAACCTCGGCCTGCTGGTAGTCGCCGGCGTCCTGGCCGCGTCCGGCGTCTACCTGCTGATGGAACGCAGCCTGGTCCGCATGCTGCTGGGACTGCTGCTGGTGGGCAACAGCATCAACGTCTTGATCATCACGCTCGCCGGCGGACCCGGCAATCCGCCGATCCGGGGGGCCGAATCGGTGGACGCGTCCACCGACGCCGACCCGCTCGCCCAGGCGATGATCCTGACCGCGATCGTCATCACGATGGGCGTGGCCGCGTTCGTGCTCGCTCTGACCTACCGACTGTTCGTCATCAACCGGAAGGACGACGATCTGGAAGACGACTCCGAGGATGTCAAGATCGTCAAGGGCTCGCTCAAGAACTTCCCGGACCGCGACCGCAGCGACGACCCGGAGACGGGCGCGGACACCGTCGCCGGCGACCTGTTCGACGATCGCGGCAACCCGCTGACGCCCGAGGAGTACGCGCAGCGTCACCGCGACGTGATCGAGACGGATCTGATGCCCGAGGACGCCGCGGTGATCGACCGTCTTCCGGAGTTCAGCCCGGACGAGATGCCCGACGAGGACGACGACGAGGACGACGCCGAGGGCGAACCGCCGCAGGAGGCCCAGGCGGAGATCACGCCCGCCGAAGTCCAGCCTGACCCTTCGACTCCGCTCAGGACAGGCCCTTCGACTCCGCTCAGCACACGCGGCGACGCCCACGACATCGCGCCGGACGGCAGCCCGCGGCCCGACGACGTCGACCAGAACGACGAGAAGGGGGACCGGCCGTGATCCCCCAACCCTCTTGGATCTCCGTTCTGATCGTCTTGCCGACGCTGGTTCCCATGCTCGGTGCGGCCCTGACGCTGCTGCGCGGCCGAAGCCCGCGGTTCCAACGCGCCGTGACGGTCGGAGCGATCAGCACCGCGCTGATCGCATCGTCCATGATGCTGTACCTGACCAGCAGGCACGGCCCCTTTGCCGTGAAGATCGGCGGCTGGGGCGACAAGGGCTACCCCAACGGACCGCTGGGCATCACCCTGGTGGTCGACCGTCTCGCCGCCCTCATGCTGGTGGTCTCAACCCTCGTGCTGCTCTGCGTCGTCGTCTACGCGATCGGTCAGGGTATTCGGGACGGGACGACGCAGCAACCCGTGTCGATCTTCCTCCCCTCGTATCTGATCCTGACCGCCGGCGTCTGCAACGCGTTCCTCGCCGGCGACCTGTTCAATCTGTACGTGTCCTTCGAGGTGCTCCTCGCGGCCAGCTTCGTGCTGCTCACCCTGGGCGCCAGCGCCGACCGGGTACGCGCGGGCGCGTCGTACGTGATGGTCTCGATGGTCTCGTCGCTGATCTTCCTGGCCGGCATCGCGTTCGCGTACTCGACCACCGGCACGCTGAACCTCGCCGAGATGGCGGTCCGGCTCGACGACGTTCCCGACGGCACCCGCAACGCCCTGTTCGCGGTGCTGCTGGTGGCCTTCGGCATCAAGGCTGCAGTGTTCCCGCTGTCCACCTGGCTGCCCGACTCGTACCCCACCGCGCCCGCGCCGGTCACCGCGGTGTTCGCCGGCCTGCTGACCAAGGTCGGCGTGTACGCGATCATCCGCGCCACCACCCTGCTGTTCCCGGGCGGCTCCCTGGACAACCTGCTGATGATCGCCGGACTGGCGACCATGCTCGTGGGCATCCTGGGCGCGGTCGCCCAGTCCGACATCAAGCGCCTGCTGTCGTTCACACTGGTGAGCCACATCGGGTACATGATCTTCGGTATCGCCGTCGGTTCGGCGGTCTCGATGTCGGCGGCCATCTACTACGTCGCCCACC harbors:
- a CDS encoding Na(+)/H(+) antiporter subunit C, coding for MTVNLGLLVVAGVLAASGVYLLMERSLVRMLLGLLLVGNSINVLIITLAGGPGNPPIRGAESVDASTDADPLAQAMILTAIVITMGVAAFVLALTYRLFVINRKDDDLEDDSEDVKIVKGSLKNFPDRDRSDDPETGADTVAGDLFDDRGNPLTPEEYAQRHRDVIETDLMPEDAAVIDRLPEFSPDEMPDEDDDEDDAEGEPPQEAQAEITPAEVQPDPSTPLRTGPSTPLSTRGDAHDIAPDGSPRPDDVDQNDEKGDRP
- a CDS encoding Na+/H+ antiporter subunit D → MIPQPSWISVLIVLPTLVPMLGAALTLLRGRSPRFQRAVTVGAISTALIASSMMLYLTSRHGPFAVKIGGWGDKGYPNGPLGITLVVDRLAALMLVVSTLVLLCVVVYAIGQGIRDGTTQQPVSIFLPSYLILTAGVCNAFLAGDLFNLYVSFEVLLAASFVLLTLGASADRVRAGASYVMVSMVSSLIFLAGIAFAYSTTGTLNLAEMAVRLDDVPDGTRNALFAVLLVAFGIKAAVFPLSTWLPDSYPTAPAPVTAVFAGLLTKVGVYAIIRATTLLFPGGSLDNLLMIAGLATMLVGILGAVAQSDIKRLLSFTLVSHIGYMIFGIAVGSAVSMSAAIYYVAHHILVQTTLFLVVGLIERQAGSASLRRLGGLVASPVLAALFLIPALNLGGIPPFSGFIGKVALLEGGARDGSVLAWLLVAGSVVTSLLTLYVVARVWTKAFWRPRADAPDGGMTNSTASALVEEGTDVELADREDVGRMPVAMVLPTTAMVAAGIALTVWAGPIFGFTDDAAHDILERGPYVSAVLGDDE